One window from the genome of Oreochromis niloticus isolate F11D_XX linkage group LG20, O_niloticus_UMD_NMBU, whole genome shotgun sequence encodes:
- the kif5aa gene encoding kinesin family member 5Aa: MADAPAECNIKVLCRFRPLNQSEILRGDQFLPKFQGDDTVVVGGKSYVFDRVFPTNTTQEQVYNTCAKQIVKDVLYGYNGTIFAYGQTSSGKTHTMEGKLHDPHQMGIIPRIAEDIFNHIFAMDENLEFHIKVSYFEIYMDKIRDLLDVTKTNLSVHEDKNRVPYVKGCTERFVSSPDEVMDVIDEGKNNRHVAVTNMNEHSSRSHSIFLINIKQEHVETEQKLCGKLYLVDLAGSEKVSKTGAAGAVLDEAKNINKSLSALGNVISALAEGTKTHVPYRDSKMTRILQDSLGGNCRTTMFICCSPSSYNDAETKSTLMFGQRAKTIRNTASINLELTAEQWKRKYEKEKEKNKTLKETIQKLESELNRWRNGEDVPETERTTSEIVTRIESVEERPILDNDTSSIVVRISEEERQKYEEEIRKLYKQLDDKDDEINLQCQLVEKLKQQMLDQDELLASSRGDGDKVQAELGRLQVESDCAKAEVKEVLQALEELAINYDQKSQEVEEKGLQNQLLAEQLSQKMASLMELEAELSRMQEVSGQQRKRIAEVLNGLMRDLSEFSSIVGNGEIKLPVEISGAIEEEFTVARLYISKIKSEVKSMVKRCRQLENMQLECHRKMEETGRELSSCQLLISQHEAKIRSLTEYMQSVEQKKRQLEESHDSLSEELAKLQDQDNSLLEEKDGEKGETEDGNVKKALRHQGESHRGLHHKQLARLRDEINEKQRIIDDLTDRNSKLELELAQVRADFERLKSQDSTKSERLEELSFLHERHEQTKQDLKGLEETVARELQTLHNLRKLFVQDLTSRVKKSSEMEPDDSGGSCTQKQKISFLENNLDQLTKVHKQLVRDNADLRCELPKLEKRLRSTAERVKALETALRDAKEGAMMDRRRYQQEVDRIKDAMRAKNALRRPHAAQIAKPVRPKQLTVCSPTNPFYAYIRATEHANTYSNALFQSNVTPQQSTSVSCNPNSVQSNTVSTALGYRAGRYNGDILESYPLNIDNGNSISEARDINDNRSDVHCGSEVDDSNRHYMIQQETAAS, encoded by the exons GGAAAGTCCTATGTGTTTGATCGGGTGTTTCCAACCAACACCACCCAGGAGCAAGTCTACAACACCTGTGCCAAGCAGATTGTGAAAG ATGTGCTGTATGGATACAATGGCACTATCTTTGCATATGGGCAAACCTCCTCCGGGAAGACTCACACTATGGAG GGCAAGCTGCACGACCCTCACCAGATGGGTATCATTCCTCGCATCGCCGAGGACATTTTCAATCACATCTTTGCCATGGATGAAAACCTCGAATTCCACATCAAG GTTTCCTACTTTGAGATCTATATGGATAAAATCCGTGATCTCCTGGACG tgACAAAAACCAACCTGTCTGTTCATGAGGATAAGAACAGGGTGCCATATGTGAAG ggATGCACTGAGCGCTTCGTTTCAAGCCCTGATGAAGTTATGGATGTGATCGATGAGGGCAAAAATAACCGCCACGTTGCTGTGACTA ACATGAATGAGCACAGCTCTCGGAGCCACAGCATCTTCCTGATCAACATCAAGCAGGAGCACGTGGAGACGGAGCAGAAGCTGTGTGGAAAACTGTACCTGGTGGATCTGGCTGGCAGTGAGAAG GTCAGTAAGACCGGAGCTGCAGGTGCCGTCCTGGATGAGGCTAAAAACATCAACAAGTCTCTCTCGGCTCTCGGAAATGTCATCTCTGCCTTGGCTGAGGGCACG AAAACTCACGTGCCGTACCGTGACAGCAAAATGACCCGCATCCTGCAGGACTCCCTCGGCGGTAACTGTCGCACCACCATGTTCATCTGCTGCTCTCCCTCCAGCTACAACGATGCTGAGACCAAGTCAACTCTGATGTTTGGACAACG TGCCAAGACCATCAGGAACACCGCCTCAATCAACCTGGAGCTGACAGCAGAGCAGTGGAAGAGGAAGTatgagaaggagaaggagaagaacAAGACCCTGAAGGAGACCATTCAGAAGCTGGAGTCGGAGCTCAACCGCTGGAGAAACG GAGAAGATGTGCCCGAGACTGAGAGGACTACATCGGAAATAGTGACCCGTATCGAGTCTGTGGAGGAGCGTCCCATTTTGGACAATGACACCTCCTCCATTGTGGTTCGCATTTCTGAGGAGGAGCGGCAGAAGTATGAGGAGGAGATCCGCAAGCTGTATAAGCAGCTGGATGATAAG GATGATGAGATCAACCTTCAGTGCCAGCTGGTGGAGAAACTGAAGCAGCAGATGCTGGACCAGGATGAG CTTCTGGCCTCATCCAGGGGTGACGGGGACAAAGTCCAGGCTGAACTCGGCAGGCTGCAGGTGGAGAGCGACTGCGCCAAGGCTGAGGTGAAGGAGGTGCTGCAAGCTCTGGAGGAACTGGCCATCAACTATGACCAGAAGAGCCAGGAAGTGGAGGAGAAAGGCCTGCAAAACCAGCTGCTGGCTGAGCAACTGTCCCAGAAAATG GCCAGTCTGATGGAGCTGGAGGCAGAGCTGTCTCGTATGCAGGAGGTGAGCGGTCAGCAGCGCAAACGCATAGCTGAGGTCCTCAACGGGCTGATGAGGGACCTCAGCGAGTTCAGCTCCATCGTGGGTAATGGGGAGATAAAGCTG CCAGTGGAGATCAGTGGTGCAATCGAGGAGGAGTTCACTGTGGCCCGCCTCTACATCAGCAAGATCAAGTCGGAGGTGAAGAGCATGGTGAAGCGTTGCCGTCAGCTGGAGAACATGCAGCTGGAGTGCCACCGCAAGATGGAAGAGACCGGAAGGGAGCTCTCCTCCTGCCAGCTCCTTATCTCTCAA CATGAGGCAAAGATCCGCTCGCTGACAGAGTACATGCAGAGTGTGGAGCAGAAGAAGAGACAGCTGGAGGAGAGCCACGACTCCCTGAGCGAGGAGCTGGCCAAGCTGCAAGACCAgg ATAACTCCCTGCTTGAGGAGAAGGATGGAGAGAAGGGTGAGACTGAGGATGGAAATGTGAAG aAAGCTCTTCGTCATCAGGGAGAGTCCCACCGTGGTCTCCACCACAAGCAGCTGGCCCGCCTGCGGGATGAGATCAATGAGAAGCAGAGGATTATTGATGATCTCACTGA TCGTAACTCCAAGCTGGAACTGGAGCTGGCTCAGGTCCGCGCTGACTTCGAACGCCTGAAGAGCCAGGATAGTACCAAGAGCGAACGCCTGGAGGAGCTCTC ATTCCTGCACGAGCGCCATGAGCAGACCAAACAGGACTTGAAGGGTCTGGAGGAGACTGTC GCCCGCGAACTCCAGACCCTCCACAACCTGCGCAAGCTGTTCGTTCAAGACCTCACGTCGCGAGTTAAAAAA AGTTCCGAAATGGAACCTGATGATAGCGGGGGGTCTTGCACCCAGAAGCAGAAGATTTCCTTTCTTGAGAATAACTTGGACCAGCTTACAAAGGTTCACAAACAG CTGGTTCGTGACAATGCAGATCTGCGCTGTGAGCTTCCAAAGCTGGAGAAACGTCTTCGGTCTACTGCTGAGAGAGTTAAGGCcctggagactgcactgagggaTGCCAAAGAGGGTGCCATGATGGACCGCCGTCGCTACCAGCAGGAGGTTGACCGCATCAAAGATGCGATGAGGGCAAAGAATGCCTTGAGGCGCCCTCATGCAGCACAGATCG CTAAGCCGGTGAGACCAAAACAGCTGACCGTTTGCTCTCCCACCAACCCGTTCTACGCCTACATCCGTGCTACTGAACACGCCAACACCTACAGCAATGCCCTCTTCCAGAGTAACGTGACACCACAGCAGTCCACCAGTGTCAGCTGCAATCCCAACTCTGTCCAGAGCAACAC AGTTTCCACAGCACTGGGCTACAGAGCAGGAAGATATAATGGGGACATACTGGAATCCTACCCACTCAACATTGACAACG GTAACAGCATCAGTGAAGCCAGAGACATTAATGATAACAG GAGTGACGTTCACTGTGGCAGCGAGGTGGATGATTCAAACAGGCACTACATGATTCAGCAGGAGACTGCTGCAAGTTAA